The Thermodesulfovibrionales bacterium genome includes a window with the following:
- a CDS encoding VOC family protein has translation MANPFVHIELQTQDPEKSKKFYTAMFDWKLEGIPAMEYTVIKVGEGTGGGMMKKPLPDMPDNWLPYILVDDVAASTKKALTLGATICKDVTEVPDMGWFSVIADPTGAAFGLWQPRACK, from the coding sequence ATGGCAAACCCATTTGTACATATCGAATTGCAGACGCAAGATCCGGAAAAATCAAAGAAGTTTTATACCGCGATGTTCGATTGGAAACTGGAAGGTATTCCGGCCATGGAGTATACGGTCATCAAGGTCGGGGAGGGGACGGGCGGAGGCATGATGAAGAAGCCCCTTCCTGACATGCCGGACAATTGGCTTCCTTACATCCTCGTTGACGACGTGGCAGCATCGACGAAAAAGGCGCTGACCCTAGGGGCAACAATTTGCAAGGACGTCACCGAGGTCCCGGATATGGGGTGGTTCAGTGTAATCGCAGACCCCACCGGCGCGGCCTTTGGACTCTGGCAGCCAAGAGCGTGTAAATAG
- the sfsA gene encoding DNA/RNA nuclease SfsA produces the protein MKLFETLIKGIFKNRPNRFIIECTVDKKSVRAYLPNPGRLRELLLPGSMLYLVPQPPPSHKYRYMCVAVEKDGAPVLLHTHLNNAVARHLIERSCITGLEGAEIVRPEITIGRSRFDFLLRHNGKDVVLEVKSCTLFSGKTAMFPDAVTIRGRRHLEELAALSGGRRRCAVLFVVHSPGVEYFMPEYHTDLEFSKSLLSVLQDVMIRAVSVSWEKDLSLGKRVRDLVIPWDLIRNEARDKGSYIVILRLKQDRKISVGSLGIVRMRKGYYVYVGSAKRNLSQRIARHQRERKNLFWHIDYLRQYADHCSSLPVRSGTDLECGIAGALNKISEWNIPGFGSSDCRCGSHLFGMRHDPALSREFITLLLDFRMNRLERILSDRGWDSACSA, from the coding sequence GTGAAACTCTTTGAGACCCTCATAAAGGGAATATTCAAAAACAGACCCAACCGCTTCATCATAGAATGCACCGTTGACAAGAAAAGTGTGAGGGCCTATCTTCCCAACCCCGGCAGGCTGAGGGAACTTCTCCTGCCCGGAAGTATGCTCTATCTAGTGCCTCAACCGCCGCCTTCCCATAAATACAGATATATGTGTGTGGCGGTAGAGAAAGACGGGGCGCCCGTGCTCCTTCACACTCACCTTAACAATGCCGTGGCCCGACATTTGATAGAGCGCAGTTGTATCACCGGGCTTGAAGGGGCAGAGATCGTACGACCTGAAATAACTATCGGCAGGAGCCGGTTCGACTTTCTCCTGCGCCATAACGGGAAGGACGTGGTGCTGGAGGTGAAGTCGTGTACGCTCTTCAGCGGAAAGACTGCCATGTTCCCTGATGCGGTGACCATCAGAGGGAGGAGACACCTCGAAGAACTCGCGGCACTCTCGGGCGGAAGACGGAGATGCGCGGTTCTCTTTGTCGTGCACTCACCCGGGGTCGAATACTTCATGCCTGAATATCACACGGATCTCGAGTTTTCGAAGTCGCTCCTGTCCGTATTGCAGGACGTCATGATCAGAGCGGTATCTGTGTCATGGGAAAAAGACCTCTCCCTCGGGAAGAGGGTGAGGGACCTCGTCATCCCCTGGGATCTTATCAGGAATGAGGCCCGCGACAAGGGAAGCTATATCGTGATTCTGCGTTTGAAGCAGGACCGGAAAATATCAGTCGGAAGCCTTGGAATTGTCCGGATGAGAAAGGGATATTATGTGTACGTCGGCTCGGCGAAAAGAAATCTCTCGCAGCGCATCGCGCGGCATCAAAGGGAACGCAAAAACCTCTTCTGGCATATAGATTATCTGCGGCAATACGCCGACCATTGTTCATCACTGCCTGTGAGGTCCGGCACCGATCTGGAATGCGGCATCGCGGGGGCGCTGAATAAGATATCTGAATGGAATATACCCGGATTCGGATCGTCGGATTGCAGATGCGGCAGCCATCTCTTCGGTATGCGTCATGACCCCGCCCTTTCCCGGGAATTCATAACGTTGCTCCTTGATTTTCGGATGAACAGGCTGGAACGCATATTATCGGATCGTGGGTGGGATTCAGCCTGCAGTGCTTGA